The DNA sequence GCGACGTACTCGGCCCCGCCCAGCAGACGGCCTTCGAGCAGTACCTGGGCGCCGGTGGCGGATACGTCGGCATCCACGCCGCCGCCGACACCGAGTACGACTGGCCCTTCTACGAGGGACTGGCCGGCGCCCTCTTCCACTCCCACCCCGCCATCCAGCCCGCGACCGTCAAGGTCGAGGACCGGGGGCACGACGCCACCGCGCACCTGGGCACCACCTGGCAGCGCACCGACGAGTGGTACAACTACCGCACCAACCCCCGCACCACCGCCCACGTGCTGGCCTCGCTGGACGAGTCCAGCTACTCCGGCGGCTCCATGTCCGGCGACCACCCGATCGCCTGGTGCAAGGACTACGCCGGCGGCCGGGCCTTCTACACCGGCGGCGGCCACACGGAGGAGTCCTACGCGGACCCCGCCTTCCGCCGGCACCTGCTCGGCGGCATCCGCTGGGCGGCCGGCACGACCAAGGCCGACTGCCGCCCGGAGACCGGCTACACGCCCCTGTTCGACGGCACCGGCACGACCGGCTGGAATCAGGCGGGACCCGGCGGCTTCACCCTGGCCGACGGCACGCTCACCTCGCACGGCGGACTGGGCCTGTTCTGGTACCAGGGCAAGGAGTTCACCGGCGACTACTCCCTGAAGCTGGACTGGAAGGCGAGCGGCGACGACAACTCCGGTGTCTTCCTCGGCTTCCCGGCGTCCGACGACCCCTGGTCGGCGGTGGACCACGGCTACGAGATCCAGATCGACGCCACCGACGCGGCCGACCGCACCACGGGAGCCGTCTACGGATTCAAGTCCGCCGACCTCGCCGCCCGCGACGCCGCGCTGAACCCGCCGGGGGAGTGGAACACCTACGAGCTGCGCGTCACCGGCGAGCGGCTGGAGATCTTCCTCAACGGCAGGAAGATCAACGACTTCACCAACACCGACCCGGCGCGCAGCCTCCAGCAGGGCCACATCGGCCTGCAGAACCACGGTGACGGCGACGAGGTGGCCTTCCGCAACATCCGGATCAAGCAGGCCGGCCCCCCGTCCGGCACTCGCACCGGTGAGGTGAAGGGCGTGAACGGCAAGTGTCTGGACGTGGACAACGCGGGCACGGCGGATGGGACGGAGGTGCAGATCTGGACGTGCAACGGGACGTCGGCGCAGCGGTGGACGGTGGCGGACGACGGTTCGTTGAGGGCGTTGGGCAAGTGTCTGGACGTGTCCGGTGGCGGGAGTGCGGACGGGACGCGGGTGCAGTTGTGGACGTGCAACGGGACGGGGGCGCAGAAGTGGGCGGCCCAGTCGGACGGCACGGTGCGTAACCCGCAGTCGGGCAAGTGCCTGGACGCCTCGGGCGGTACGTGGGAGGACGGCACGCCGGTCCACCTGTGGACCTGCCACACCGGATCCAACCAGAAGTGGACCCTGCCCTGACATCCGTCACGGGTCCGTCGCCGGGGCGCACCGAAGCGGGTGCGCCCCGGCCCCTTTTCGTCCGGTTCCCGCCGGGCCCGCGCGACACCTGTGCCCTCGGCACGCGGCCGGTGACGGCCCCCTTTCCACGCCGGTGGCCTTCTCAATCGTGGCAATGATCATGGTGTGGTGAAGTGATCATGGCCGGTAGCTTGTGCGTCTATGATCGACAACCACCTCCCCACTCCCCAGCAGGGCTTATCGAACGACCTGACCACCGCCCTGTTCGGCAGCCGCGCGGCGACGTTCCACCAGCCCTGGAAGCGGCTGTTCGGCTCCTCACCGTTCTCCTACCGGGAGGGACTCACGCACGAGGAGCGCATCCAACTGTCGTACGAGCGGCTGCGCCTGGTCAACGACGCCGTCGACGACCCCGCGGCGTTCGCCGGTGATCCGGCGGCGCTCAGCGCGATGCACGAGTGGGCCGGCGTCGTCGACGCCGGCATGGCGACCTGCGCGAGCATCCACTACAACCTGTTCCTCGGCAGCCTCCTCGACCACGACCACCAGGACCGGGACCTCACCGAGTACCTCGACATGTCCCGCGTCGGGACGTTCCTGTGCACGGAGCTCGGCCACGGCAACGACGCCGCCCAGATGGAGACCACCTGCACCTTCGACCGAAACACCGGCGGCTTCGTCCTCGACACCCCCACCCCGGACGCCTGCAAGTG is a window from the Streptomyces capillispiralis genome containing:
- a CDS encoding lectin, with product MRTLLKTALTLCAGAALCLTPQAAALPDAAPTAHDAPRSVPAAERAAADPAYEILVFSRTAGFRHSSIDEGVTALRDLGAANNFTVDATEDPQAFTTGNLAQYRAVVFLSTTGDVLGPAQQTAFEQYLGAGGGYVGIHAAADTEYDWPFYEGLAGALFHSHPAIQPATVKVEDRGHDATAHLGTTWQRTDEWYNYRTNPRTTAHVLASLDESSYSGGSMSGDHPIAWCKDYAGGRAFYTGGGHTEESYADPAFRRHLLGGIRWAAGTTKADCRPETGYTPLFDGTGTTGWNQAGPGGFTLADGTLTSHGGLGLFWYQGKEFTGDYSLKLDWKASGDDNSGVFLGFPASDDPWSAVDHGYEIQIDATDAADRTTGAVYGFKSADLAARDAALNPPGEWNTYELRVTGERLEIFLNGRKINDFTNTDPARSLQQGHIGLQNHGDGDEVAFRNIRIKQAGPPSGTRTGEVKGVNGKCLDVDNAGTADGTEVQIWTCNGTSAQRWTVADDGSLRALGKCLDVSGGGSADGTRVQLWTCNGTGAQKWAAQSDGTVRNPQSGKCLDASGGTWEDGTPVHLWTCHTGSNQKWTLP